Proteins from one Acidimicrobiales bacterium genomic window:
- the recR gene encoding recombination mediator RecR: MALVPEAVERLAAEFGRLPGIGPKTAQRLTFFCLRASADMSQRLAGALSNLHTSVRPCSRCFFIADGPLCAICTDAKRDTSLLCVVEEALDVLAVERSGEFHGLYHVLGGALSPMDGIGPDELRIRELESRVADGVIREVVIATDPDVEGEATAYYVAERLAGLGVTVSRPAHGLPAGSDLEYADELTMARAFAGRRAI, encoded by the coding sequence GTGGCGCTCGTCCCTGAGGCCGTCGAGCGACTCGCTGCCGAGTTCGGCCGGCTGCCGGGCATCGGGCCCAAGACCGCTCAGCGCCTGACCTTCTTCTGCCTCAGGGCGTCGGCGGACATGTCCCAGCGACTCGCCGGGGCACTCAGTAACCTGCATACTTCCGTGCGGCCGTGCTCGCGATGCTTTTTCATCGCGGACGGACCGCTGTGCGCGATATGCACCGATGCGAAGCGAGATACATCGTTGTTGTGCGTCGTTGAGGAAGCGCTCGATGTCCTCGCTGTCGAGCGGAGTGGGGAGTTTCACGGTCTCTATCACGTGCTCGGGGGTGCCCTGTCACCCATGGACGGCATCGGACCGGACGAGTTGCGCATCCGCGAGCTCGAGAGCCGTGTGGCCGACGGAGTGATCCGCGAGGTGGTGATCGCGACCGATCCGGACGTCGAGGGGGAGGCGACGGCGTACTACGTCGCCGAGCGGCTTGCCGGGCTCGGGGTGACGGTGTCGCGGCCGGCACATGGACTGCCGGCCGGCTCCGACCTGGAATACGCGGATGAGCTCACCATGGCGCGCGCTTTCGCGGGGCGCCGGGCGAT